One Vigna unguiculata cultivar IT97K-499-35 chromosome 7, ASM411807v1, whole genome shotgun sequence genomic region harbors:
- the LOC114190027 gene encoding PITH domain-containing protein At3g04780, translating into MSGESASAIPKGQVDLLDFIDWSGVECLNQSSTHSLSNAIKQGYREDEGLHLESDADEQLLLYIPFTQVIKLYSIVIKGPEDEGPKTVKLFSNKEHMGFSNVNDFPPSDVANLSEENLKGKPVLLKYVKFQNVRSLTIFIEDNQTGSEITKVQKIVLHGSTVETTDMKGLKKIEDH; encoded by the exons ATGTCTGGGGAATCAGCCAGCGCTATTCCAAAGGGTCAA GTTGATCTCTTAGACTTCATAGACTGGTCTGGGGTTGAATGTCTCAATCAAAGTTCCACCCACTCTCTCTCCAATGCTATCAAACAG GGTTATAGAGAAGATGAGGGTTTGCATCTGGAGAGTGATGCAGATGAACAGCTTTTGCTCTATATTCCTTTCACACAAGTTATTAAACTCTACTCCATTGTTATCAAAGGTCCTGAAGATGAAG GCCCCAAGACAGTGAAGTTATTTTCTAACAAGGAGCATATGGGATTTAG TAATGTCAATGATTTTCCACCAAGTGATGTGGCAAATTTGTCGGAAGAAAACCTTAAG GGGAAACCAGTACTTTTAAAGTATGTCAAATTCCAAAATGTTCGTAG CTTGACAATTTTTATTGAGGACAACCAAACAGGATCAGAGATCACAAAAGTTCAGAAGATTGTGCTACATGGTTCAAC CGTTGAAACAACGGACATGAAGGGTTTGAAGAAGATTGAGGATCATTAA
- the LOC114192257 gene encoding uncharacterized protein LOC114192257 has translation MGSYRFFGIMAMFLFLLFPFAAKGDNNITDSFLDKVCEEVECGKGRCVVNTSYPLNFICECESGWTRTQDDDDKYATSFLPCVIPQCSLNYGCQPAPPPVPEKSFPHNLSAFNPCYWAYCGEGKCTQNRTHTYSCECSTNYFNLLNISVFPCYSECTLGSDCSKLGIKVADSTSGSQDNSGSVFRGRFHWMIMLMMSTGMVMWS, from the exons ATGGGTTCCTACAGGTTTTTTGGCATCATGGCCATGTTTCTTTTTCTGCTGTTTCCCTTCGCTGCCAAAGGGGATAATAATATTACTGATTCTTTTCTTG ATAAGGTTTGTGAAGAAGTGGAATGTGGGAAAGGAAGGTGCGTTGTGAATACAAGTTATCCATTAAACTTCATTTGTGAATGCGAATCTGGCTGGACGAGAACTCAAGACGATGATGATAAATATGCCACCAGCTTTCTTCCATGTGTCATTCCCCAAT GTAGCTTGAACTATGGTTGTCAACCAGCACCACCGCCAGTTCCAGAGAAGAGTTTTCCACACAACTTGTCAGCTTTTAATC CTTGCTATTGGGCGTACTGTGGGGAAGGAAAATGCACGCAGAACAGGACACATACATACTCATGTGAATGCAGCACCAATTACTTTAATCTTCTCAACATCTCCGTTTTTCCTTGTTACAGCGAAT GTACTCTTGGATCTGATTGTTCGAAGCTTGGAATAAAAGTTGCAGATTCAACCAGTGGCAGTCAAG ATAACTCAGGCTCGGTGTTCAGAGGAAGGTTCCATTGGATGATTATGTTGATGATGTCCACGGGTATGGTGATGTGGAGCTAA